One window of the Caminibacter pacificus genome contains the following:
- a CDS encoding 2OG-Fe(II) oxygenase produces MVPISQKIYALDDIWQMDFEKYPLASHYNEYPFLVFENLVSKDECKRALNSLSNCDYKAKLVGSGLDESIRKTIIHTPTKEIKEVFEKAFFAIKEKVEKFYGVSFLKGTELQVLEYKEGGFYKCHADNASEIVKNGKLVGYKVVKPERKLTTLMFLNDDYKGGEVEFCHLRFANGDRVIHKPKAGEMIVFPSHGLFSHEVKPVHGNNRFAVVKWWDVI; encoded by the coding sequence ATGGTTCCTATAAGTCAAAAGATATATGCGTTGGATGACATATGGCAGATGGATTTTGAGAAATATCCGCTTGCAAGTCATTATAACGAATATCCTTTTTTGGTATTTGAAAATCTTGTTTCAAAAGATGAGTGTAAAAGAGCATTGAATTCTTTAAGTAATTGTGATTATAAAGCCAAGCTTGTAGGAAGCGGTCTTGATGAAAGCATAAGAAAGACGATTATTCATACTCCTACAAAAGAGATAAAAGAAGTTTTTGAAAAAGCTTTTTTTGCTATTAAAGAAAAAGTCGAGAAATTTTACGGAGTAAGTTTTCTTAAAGGTACAGAGCTTCAAGTACTTGAATATAAAGAGGGCGGATTTTACAAATGCCATGCCGATAATGCGAGTGAAATTGTTAAAAACGGAAAGCTTGTGGGGTATAAGGTGGTAAAGCCTGAGAGAAAACTTACGACCCTTATGTTTTTAAATGATGATTATAAAGGTGGGGAAGTGGAGTTTTGTCATTTAAGATTCGCAAATGGTGATAGGGTTATTCATAAACCAAAAGCCGGAGAGATGATAGTATTCCCAAGCCACGGACTTTTTTCACACGAAGTGAAGCCGGTACACGGAAACAACCGCTTTGCCGTTGTGAAGTGGTGGGATGTGATTTGA
- a CDS encoding molybdopterin-dependent oxidoreductase, with the protein MFCPLDCWDACQCKIENGKWKIKKGVPEKSSDFLGRIVGEGITPYLCWKLNNYFKFPSESTPKYNGKNIMLSEALEKLTNILQNTEPKRVLFVKGSGNMGIMQNITKLFFEHYGATFAIGSTCDGLGEEGIIKGRGKSLILPTWIIKNAKNVIIWGRNPYVTNIHLIPMKKDKFTITIDAIKTKTAKNSNLFIQVKPNSDYYLAILLSRLVIQSGEYNKHGDNFEEFKEIVFSYDKQELMKKCGIDNEKLMKLFEVLKDGAVILTGLGVAKCKECWKTTWAIDSLANLLGYFGKEKMGVAFLGSSGYGLNNPFKINHKNQVPLWDVNLDDYDAVFIQAANPLVSFLNRKEWEKLKEKTTIVFGKYMDETARIATLFIPTKDFYEKKDVRGSYFHEFVITQKSNRFLSGGEKISEYELTKYLMEKFGFEGLKSEDEYIEEILNTDLEKIGDEIFRKKIFDKPPYSDEFFTDNGKFKFLTEDFRYNEKPFEVVTAKETKALNSQFLRDENIYINPKSNNIMLSFVRENFDKKVIKYDFNLPENIIFAKGGVQINKILKAKGQNAYYEI; encoded by the coding sequence ATGTTTTGTCCTCTTGATTGTTGGGACGCATGTCAATGTAAAATTGAAAATGGAAAATGGAAAATTAAAAAAGGGGTCCCTGAAAAATCGTCAGATTTTTTGGGGCGTATTGTAGGTGAAGGAATTACTCCGTATCTTTGCTGGAAGCTTAATAATTACTTCAAATTTCCTTCCGAAAGCACTCCAAAATACAATGGTAAAAATATTATGTTAAGTGAGGCTCTTGAAAAATTAACTAATATTTTGCAAAACACCGAGCCAAAAAGGGTGCTATTTGTAAAAGGCTCGGGCAATATGGGTATTATGCAAAATATTACAAAGCTTTTTTTTGAGCATTATGGTGCAACTTTTGCTATAGGTTCCACATGTGACGGACTTGGGGAAGAGGGGATTATTAAAGGTAGAGGAAAATCTCTTATATTGCCAACGTGGATAATTAAAAACGCAAAAAATGTGATAATTTGGGGTAGAAATCCGTATGTTACAAATATTCATTTGATACCGATGAAAAAAGATAAATTTACGATAACAATCGATGCAATAAAAACAAAAACCGCTAAAAATTCAAATCTTTTCATTCAAGTAAAACCAAACAGCGATTATTATCTTGCAATTTTGCTCTCAAGACTTGTAATTCAAAGCGGTGAATATAACAAGCACGGAGATAATTTTGAAGAATTTAAAGAAATAGTTTTTTCTTATGATAAGCAAGAATTAATGAAAAAATGTGGAATAGATAATGAAAAATTAATGAAATTATTTGAAGTTTTAAAAGATGGCGCCGTAATTCTTACGGGGCTTGGAGTTGCAAAATGCAAAGAGTGCTGGAAAACAACTTGGGCAATTGACTCGCTTGCAAACTTACTTGGATATTTTGGTAAAGAAAAGATGGGAGTTGCTTTTCTTGGCAGCAGCGGATACGGACTAAACAATCCTTTTAAAATAAATCATAAAAATCAAGTGCCGCTTTGGGATGTGAATCTTGATGATTACGACGCAGTATTTATACAGGCGGCAAATCCTCTTGTGAGTTTCTTAAATAGAAAAGAGTGGGAAAAACTTAAAGAAAAAACCACTATAGTGTTTGGAAAATATATGGACGAAACTGCACGAATTGCCACACTTTTTATTCCTACAAAAGATTTTTATGAAAAAAAAGACGTTAGGGGGAGTTATTTTCACGAGTTTGTTATCACTCAAAAATCAAATCGATTTTTGAGTGGTGGGGAGAAAATTTCGGAATATGAGCTTACAAAGTATTTAATGGAAAAATTCGGATTTGAAGGTTTAAAAAGCGAAGATGAATATATTGAAGAGATTTTAAATACCGATTTGGAAAAAATAGGGGATGAAATATTCCGAAAAAAAATATTCGATAAACCTCCGTACAGTGATGAATTTTTTACGGATAACGGAAAATTCAAGTTTTTAACAGAAGATTTTAGATATAACGAAAAGCCTTTTGAAGTAGTCACTGCAAAAGAGACAAAAGCCCTTAATTCTCAGTTTTTAAGAGATGAAAATATTTATATAAATCCAAAGAGTAATAATATTATGTTAAGTTTTGTGAGAGAGAATTTTGATAAAAAAGTGATAAAATATGATTTTAATTTACCTGAAAATATAATTTTTGCAAAAGGCGGAGTACAAATAAACAAAATCCTAAAAGCAAAAGGTCAAAACGCATATTATGAAATCTGA
- a CDS encoding DUF86 domain-containing protein, whose product MVDIFIAIDKIKRYIQPFNSATELLYDEKSWDAVIRELEIIGEATNKLLKYDFLENDYRIIVDFRNIIVHEYFGINENIVWEVVNEYLDEFKQKLINESKKLDLSLAIKAAKKENKHNKNVLNFLKELEDVLSS is encoded by the coding sequence GATAAAATAAAACGTTATATACAACCATTTAATAGTGCAACTGAATTGCTATATGATGAGAAAAGTTGGGATGCAGTAATTAGAGAATTGGAAATAATCGGCGAAGCAACAAATAAACTTTTAAAATATGATTTTTTAGAAAATGATTATAGAATAATCGTAGATTTTAGAAATATTATAGTTCATGAATATTTTGGAATTAATGAAAATATAGTTTGGGAAGTTGTTAATGAATATTTGGATGAATTTAAACAAAAATTAATCAATGAGTCTAAAAAACTTGACTTATCTTTAGCAATTAAAGCAGCAAAAAAAGAAAATAAACACAATAAAAATGTTCTTAATTTTTTGAAAGAGTTGGAAGATGTTTTGTCCTCTTGA